A genomic stretch from Chitinophaga agri includes:
- a CDS encoding family 20 glycosylhydrolase, translated as MFKPFRLTGAVVFCVLLGISAVHAQDADPARYAIVPYPQELVPAAGEFVITPKTKLVLPSNKAFFSNEAAQLQTLIRQGLGKALPVAGKAGNGTIVLKQNDQLAGEEDYTLEVTPQQLIISAKTPTGMFRAVQTIRQLLPANIEGVKNAKLPKLTVPAVKITDHPVYGWRGMHLDVSRHFFSVDYLKKFIDLLALYKMNKFHIHLTDDQGWRIEIKKYPLLTEQGAWREFNNQDSVCMQKAKTNPDMEIDKSHIIQKDGKTLYGGFYTQAQMKEVIAYATARHIEMIPEIDMPGHMMAAIKSYPYLSCVGGSTWGPLFTTPICPCNESTFEFAENVYSEIFALFPSQYVHLGADEVEKSTWAKSPACEAIMKANNLKTVEELQSYFVKRMEKFFNSKGKKLIGWDEILEGGISETAILMYWRSWVPDAPVHAAQHGNKVIMTPGNPLYFDTPPDRNSVSNVYHFNPVPKGLTPEQEKFIIGAQANTWTEYIPSEKRADFMMFPRMTALAEVLWTHRQDYDNYLLRLNKQYKRLDQLKVHYRMPDLDGFTDDNVLVGKTVLKLQKPSPEITIRYTTDGTAPTMSSAELPEAFIVPGPGTIKLASFSPSGSSSDIYTLNYRQQSFFPPVNLFKAPEAGLQVQYFDSSYRSVTKLPDTSDSIVYVTNAVIPAGMGKGGKAFGAKITGYIDVPETAIYSFFLTADDGANLYIQGDKVVDNDGWHAPVQKSGQVALQKGLHPFEIKFVEGGGGYTLKLEYRVNGGKIQAVPDAWFKRN; from the coding sequence ATGTTTAAACCATTCAGGCTTACGGGCGCCGTGGTATTCTGCGTATTGCTCGGTATCTCCGCAGTTCATGCACAGGATGCGGACCCGGCACGTTATGCTATTGTCCCTTATCCACAGGAACTGGTACCTGCTGCGGGCGAGTTTGTGATCACACCGAAAACCAAACTGGTATTACCTTCCAACAAAGCATTTTTCAGTAATGAGGCTGCACAATTGCAGACGCTGATCAGACAGGGCCTGGGAAAGGCGTTGCCTGTTGCCGGTAAAGCGGGTAACGGCACGATCGTGCTGAAACAAAACGACCAGCTGGCAGGAGAAGAAGATTACACACTGGAGGTTACTCCCCAGCAGCTGATCATCTCTGCCAAAACGCCGACAGGTATGTTCCGTGCGGTACAGACGATCCGTCAACTGCTACCGGCAAACATAGAAGGCGTTAAAAATGCGAAACTGCCAAAGCTGACAGTACCTGCGGTTAAGATCACTGACCATCCTGTATACGGCTGGCGTGGGATGCACCTGGACGTGTCAAGGCATTTCTTCTCAGTAGATTATCTGAAGAAATTCATTGACCTGCTGGCACTGTACAAAATGAATAAATTTCATATCCACCTGACGGACGACCAGGGTTGGCGTATTGAGATCAAAAAATACCCTTTGCTGACAGAACAGGGCGCATGGCGTGAATTCAATAACCAGGATTCCGTGTGCATGCAGAAAGCAAAGACCAATCCTGATATGGAGATCGATAAATCCCATATCATCCAGAAAGATGGTAAAACACTCTACGGAGGTTTCTATACGCAGGCGCAGATGAAAGAGGTGATCGCGTATGCGACTGCCCGTCATATTGAAATGATCCCGGAAATTGACATGCCTGGTCATATGATGGCGGCTATCAAATCCTATCCTTATCTGAGCTGTGTGGGTGGTTCTACATGGGGCCCGTTATTCACCACACCTATTTGTCCATGTAATGAATCGACCTTTGAATTTGCAGAAAATGTTTATTCAGAGATCTTCGCCCTTTTTCCTTCCCAATACGTCCACCTCGGTGCGGATGAAGTAGAGAAAAGTACCTGGGCAAAATCTCCTGCCTGCGAAGCGATCATGAAGGCTAACAACCTGAAAACAGTAGAAGAGCTGCAGAGTTATTTTGTGAAGAGAATGGAGAAGTTCTTCAACTCCAAAGGCAAGAAACTGATCGGATGGGACGAGATCCTGGAAGGTGGTATCAGTGAAACGGCTATCCTGATGTACTGGCGTAGCTGGGTGCCTGATGCGCCGGTGCATGCAGCACAACATGGCAACAAGGTGATCATGACGCCGGGTAATCCGCTGTACTTCGATACACCGCCTGACCGTAATTCAGTTTCTAATGTCTACCATTTCAACCCCGTACCTAAAGGATTAACACCTGAACAGGAAAAGTTCATCATTGGTGCACAGGCGAATACGTGGACGGAATATATTCCTTCCGAGAAGAGAGCGGATTTCATGATGTTCCCACGTATGACAGCACTGGCTGAAGTACTGTGGACACACCGCCAGGATTACGACAACTATCTGCTCAGACTGAACAAACAATACAAAAGACTGGACCAGCTGAAGGTGCATTACCGTATGCCGGACCTGGATGGCTTTACGGACGATAACGTGCTGGTTGGTAAGACCGTTCTGAAACTCCAGAAACCATCTCCGGAAATTACGATCCGTTATACGACGGATGGTACTGCTCCGACAATGTCATCTGCTGAGTTACCGGAGGCATTCATTGTTCCTGGTCCTGGTACCATCAAACTGGCTTCTTTCAGCCCATCCGGCAGCAGCAGTGATATCTATACGCTGAACTATCGTCAGCAGTCATTCTTTCCGCCGGTGAACCTGTTCAAGGCGCCGGAAGCCGGATTACAGGTACAGTATTTCGATAGCTCCTACAGGAGCGTGACTAAACTGCCTGATACATCAGACAGCATCGTATATGTGACCAATGCAGTGATCCCGGCTGGTATGGGTAAAGGTGGCAAAGCTTTCGGTGCGAAGATCACCGGTTATATAGACGTTCCGGAGACAGCTATATACAGCTTCTTCCTGACGGCAGATGATGGTGCTAACTTATATATCCAGGGTGATAAAGTGGTTGACAATGATGGCTGGCATGCCCCGGTACAGAAGAGTGGTCAGGTAGCGTTGCAGAAGGGACTGCACCCGTTTGAGATCAAGTTTGTGGAAGGCGGTGGCGGATATACGCTGAAGCTGGAATACCGCGTGAATGGTGGTAAGATCCAGGCGGTGCCAGATGCGTGGTTTAAGCGAAATTAG
- a CDS encoding SusC/RagA family TonB-linked outer membrane protein yields the protein MKKLTMLLMLICALHVHMCHALAADRSSGPPVTISGKITDRDGAPVIGAAIRVKGTTAGTSTNTSGNFTLTAVPENAVLIISSMGYNSMEIILKRTDKGYTASTAKATDAEHLQVTAGDAPHLTIRLSSSVQELGERVVIAYGTVRKRDLTGAVVSIREADITATPVNNAMEALQGKVAGMDITRPSGAAGTNVNILLRGSRSIYGDNSPLFIVDGIQSSYDQINPSDIASIDILKDASSTAIYGSAGSNGVVIITTKKGKAGKSTVNLDVFYGLSGSPHFFHGMTGDEYTNYRRELYRTVNGEYPQDMSQIFTTEPVFDAYNKGKWIDWVGLITDNTATQQKYHLSLADGSGKTKVYTSFTYTKEEGLLSNENLNRYALRMNLDRDIASWMKVGANINVNYSIQNARGKNIFTKSLSALPLGDPYDAQGNINPVFVEGESTPLGDQIPMQYADNTRSTYAFMTGYLDVKPHKDLTYRSVIGVTLNNSRNGKYWGKQAVSNVVNGYAYPLAGIYNAFSYGYTWENIVTYNKTITTDHQLTLTGITSWAKNSADYNNALGQGQELDYYQFYNLANGTQKQGIASSYEQKQRMSFAGRINYSFRGKYLLTLTNRWDGVSHLAKGHKWSTFPAGVVAWRLSDEGFMQGAKGWMDELKLRAGYGVTGNSGGMSAYSSQTQAAMFQAISLDGKLVPNVQYAGTYSNPLISWERSYNTNIGIDLSLLKRRITLAGEVYNTDTKGLLFKRTLPVTAGLTTWASPLQMWQNIGQTNNKGFELSLNTRNIVKPAFEWSTNFSFTSNREKIVYLPDGDVILENLFQGQPISAHYNYKYQGIWSTAEATTAALYGAKPGFVKVATVEKFDANGVGDKGVHPYSQNDRMILGSSVPKWLLGVNNNVTFRNFDLNIFTMVRWGQMLNSSLLGWYTTNEDGQPAGINYWTPENQPARYPRPGINSTLGIESLRYVDGSFIKIKTITAGYTFPSRLTKYAHISKGRIYASAYNPLVYTKNRDLKGTDPETGGSDTFPLFATYVFGMNITF from the coding sequence ATGAAAAAACTAACAATGCTGCTGATGCTCATCTGCGCCCTCCATGTGCATATGTGCCACGCTCTTGCAGCTGACCGCTCCTCCGGACCTCCTGTGACCATCAGCGGAAAAATTACGGACAGGGACGGTGCCCCTGTCATCGGCGCCGCTATCCGTGTCAAAGGTACCACTGCCGGTACATCTACCAATACCAGCGGTAATTTCACCCTTACTGCTGTTCCTGAAAATGCAGTATTGATCATCTCCAGCATGGGATATAATTCTATGGAAATCATATTGAAGCGAACAGATAAAGGCTACACTGCCTCCACGGCAAAGGCCACTGACGCTGAACATCTCCAGGTGACCGCAGGTGATGCGCCCCATCTGACTATCAGACTCAGCTCATCTGTACAGGAGCTCGGTGAGCGTGTAGTCATCGCGTATGGCACCGTTAGAAAGCGGGATCTTACAGGTGCGGTTGTATCCATCAGGGAGGCCGATATCACTGCTACGCCTGTCAATAATGCCATGGAAGCCCTGCAGGGAAAAGTGGCCGGTATGGATATCACACGTCCATCCGGTGCTGCAGGCACAAATGTCAATATCCTCCTGCGTGGCAGCCGCTCGATTTACGGTGATAACAGTCCGCTCTTTATCGTAGACGGTATACAAAGCAGTTACGACCAGATCAACCCGTCGGACATTGCCTCTATAGACATTCTCAAAGATGCATCCTCCACCGCCATCTATGGTTCCGCTGGCTCCAATGGGGTCGTTATCATCACCACGAAAAAAGGGAAAGCCGGTAAGTCCACTGTCAACCTCGACGTATTCTATGGTCTCTCCGGCAGCCCGCATTTCTTCCACGGCATGACTGGTGACGAGTATACCAATTATCGCAGGGAATTATACCGTACGGTGAACGGTGAGTATCCACAGGACATGTCCCAGATATTTACCACTGAACCGGTATTCGATGCCTACAACAAAGGCAAATGGATAGACTGGGTAGGTCTGATCACTGATAATACCGCCACACAACAGAAATACCACCTCTCACTGGCGGATGGCTCCGGCAAAACAAAGGTCTACACTTCCTTTACCTACACAAAAGAAGAGGGGCTCCTCAGTAATGAGAACCTCAACAGGTACGCACTCCGCATGAACCTCGACCGGGATATCGCGTCCTGGATGAAAGTTGGCGCCAACATCAACGTAAACTATTCTATCCAGAATGCAAGAGGAAAGAACATCTTCACCAAATCGCTCTCTGCCCTGCCACTCGGCGATCCATATGATGCCCAGGGCAATATCAATCCCGTGTTTGTAGAAGGGGAATCAACACCACTGGGTGACCAGATCCCGATGCAGTATGCGGATAATACCCGTTCCACATACGCATTCATGACCGGCTACCTCGATGTAAAACCACATAAAGACCTCACCTATCGCTCCGTGATCGGCGTCACGCTTAACAACTCACGTAATGGCAAGTACTGGGGTAAACAGGCGGTTTCTAATGTTGTAAATGGTTATGCTTATCCCCTGGCAGGGATCTACAATGCTTTCAGCTACGGATATACGTGGGAGAATATCGTTACCTACAACAAGACCATCACCACCGACCATCAGCTCACGCTGACCGGCATCACCTCCTGGGCGAAGAACAGCGCAGACTATAACAACGCCCTCGGTCAGGGACAGGAACTCGACTATTACCAGTTCTACAACCTGGCCAACGGCACACAGAAACAAGGCATCGCTTCCTCTTACGAACAGAAGCAACGCATGTCCTTTGCGGGCAGGATCAATTATAGTTTCAGAGGTAAATACCTCCTAACACTGACCAACAGATGGGACGGTGTATCTCATCTCGCCAAAGGTCATAAATGGAGCACCTTCCCGGCCGGCGTAGTAGCGTGGCGCCTCTCCGACGAAGGATTTATGCAGGGTGCCAAAGGATGGATGGATGAACTGAAACTTCGCGCGGGATATGGTGTTACCGGTAACTCAGGTGGTATGTCCGCCTACTCCTCTCAAACGCAGGCGGCCATGTTCCAGGCCATCTCACTGGACGGCAAACTTGTTCCCAACGTACAATATGCTGGGACCTATTCTAATCCGCTTATCAGCTGGGAAAGAAGCTACAATACGAATATCGGTATCGACCTCTCCCTGCTGAAACGACGTATAACACTGGCTGGTGAAGTATACAACACAGATACGAAAGGGCTGCTCTTTAAACGTACATTACCAGTGACCGCCGGACTGACCACCTGGGCCTCTCCGCTGCAGATGTGGCAGAACATCGGACAAACAAACAACAAAGGTTTTGAGCTCTCCCTCAATACGCGGAACATTGTCAAACCTGCTTTTGAATGGAGCACCAACTTCTCTTTCACCAGCAACAGGGAAAAGATCGTTTATCTACCCGATGGTGATGTCATCCTGGAAAATCTGTTTCAGGGTCAACCGATCAGCGCACACTATAACTATAAATACCAGGGCATCTGGTCTACAGCAGAAGCCACTACTGCCGCACTGTATGGCGCCAAACCCGGCTTTGTAAAGGTGGCTACTGTCGAGAAGTTTGATGCTAATGGTGTGGGTGACAAAGGCGTACATCCCTACTCACAGAATGACCGTATGATACTGGGTTCTTCCGTCCCTAAATGGTTACTGGGCGTCAACAATAACGTCACGTTCCGCAACTTTGACCTGAATATATTTACGATGGTACGCTGGGGACAAATGCTCAACAGCAGCCTGCTGGGATGGTACACTACCAATGAGGACGGTCAGCCCGCCGGCATCAACTACTGGACACCTGAGAATCAGCCTGCCCGCTACCCCCGCCCTGGTATTAACAGTACACTTGGTATAGAATCGCTGCGTTATGTAGATGGCTCTTTTATCAAGATCAAAACTATCACTGCCGGTTACACGTTCCCGTCACGGCTGACTAAATACGCACACATCTCCAAAGGCAGAATATACGCTTCCGCCTACAACCCACTGGTCTATACCAAAAACCGCGATCTGAAAGGTACCGACCCTGAAACAGGCGGCTCTGATACCTTTCCGCTCTTCGCCACCTATGTATTTGGGATGAACATCACTTTTTAA
- a CDS encoding DUF5071 domain-containing protein — protein sequence MKRYLPKQKLDMEAVEYLQTCNFADIRQDVPALLEWLQDLNWMVGDGIGDYLRPHVNEIKEDILPILLSDDDQWKYGIVICLLYTTTVKLDEAYLPVLQRMAADPVGEEKDWELDEWAEKILRKQV from the coding sequence ATGAAAAGATACCTGCCAAAACAAAAGCTTGACATGGAAGCAGTGGAATATCTGCAGACGTGCAATTTCGCTGACATCCGGCAGGATGTACCCGCATTGCTGGAATGGCTGCAGGACCTGAACTGGATGGTAGGCGACGGGATAGGCGATTACCTGCGCCCTCATGTGAATGAGATAAAAGAAGATATACTGCCGATCCTGCTGTCAGATGATGATCAATGGAAGTATGGAATTGTGATATGTTTACTTTATACGACTACGGTTAAACTGGATGAAGCATACCTGCCGGTATTACAGCGGATGGCAGCAGATCCTGTCGGAGAAGAGAAGGACTGGGAGCTGGATGAATGGGCAGAGAAGATACTCAGGAAACAGGTGTAG
- a CDS encoding macro domain-containing protein yields the protein MIHYLTYGDIFNIEGVLNYAHGCNCAGAMGKGIAVLFKERYPEMYKEYKRRCKTGELTPGDIYVYNYGAGYVFNLGTQVSWTTGATLPAIERSIGKMLAYASAHGILKIALPRIGAGLGRLDWDEVKAVIEKAAEAYPVVALYIVENKL from the coding sequence ATGATCCATTACTTAACATACGGTGATATCTTCAATATCGAAGGTGTGCTGAACTATGCGCATGGCTGTAATTGTGCCGGCGCGATGGGAAAGGGTATTGCGGTGCTTTTTAAGGAGAGATATCCGGAGATGTACAAAGAGTATAAGCGGCGGTGCAAAACGGGCGAATTGACGCCCGGAGATATCTATGTGTACAACTATGGAGCAGGGTATGTGTTCAATCTGGGAACACAGGTATCCTGGACGACAGGGGCGACGTTACCGGCGATTGAGCGGTCAATAGGGAAGATGCTGGCGTATGCATCAGCGCATGGTATTCTGAAGATCGCATTGCCGAGGATAGGGGCCGGACTCGGCCGGCTGGACTGGGATGAAGTGAAGGCGGTCATAGAGAAGGCGGCGGAGGCTTATCCGGTTGTAGCGTTATACATAGTCGAGAATAAATTGTAA
- a CDS encoding immunity protein Imm33 domain-containing protein, translating into MCERYTAAYVEAPFDKIIGVAIETFADKTLMPIHGLRRAKEPAHTTGWYIWAGAFSEADDFFKPMHVHHLLELYPEVLDYLGLAPGWRFLFDNEQYEDVWYDEWLLNN; encoded by the coding sequence ATATGTGAACGATATACAGCTGCGTATGTCGAAGCTCCCTTTGATAAGATCATCGGCGTGGCAATAGAGACCTTTGCCGATAAGACGCTGATGCCTATACATGGATTAAGACGTGCCAAGGAACCGGCCCATACAACCGGATGGTATATATGGGCAGGAGCGTTTTCTGAAGCAGATGATTTCTTTAAACCTATGCATGTACATCATTTGCTGGAGTTGTATCCGGAGGTGCTGGATTATCTCGGATTAGCACCCGGCTGGCGATTCCTCTTTGATAATGAGCAATATGAGGATGTATGGTATGATGAGTGGCTGTTAAACAATTAA
- a CDS encoding RagB/SusD family nutrient uptake outer membrane protein produces MKTSILSTLLLSLLTGISSCSLEEVNPSGFTIDAVAASSVDGYRKLVNNCYFGMERSLYGYNQWMMFCEGGTDLWNYQKNGVSFSQFFKYSAGAAPNLTMGKDLWNACYDGIGSCNTAIKYASVAPFTSEDERKKVVAEAYFLRAMYYYNLVEQFGGVTVTTEPVATVNLRPEKGTPLDIYNNVIIPDLQFAAQWLPVDNGTTKPSKKSALGFLARAYLQTVEYDDTKALAGKALETAKMLIDDCESGGTKYNTFMYPTFDDVFLETNNYTNRESLWSHRFVIGGVSNNAWNMNMNNELFYCVVTDFGAMQQVGADYTTWGRRSGGQFMPTAYLLGLYVQPDGTLDPRYHKSFQTSWTVNKAGYTWTDAALKIFDRSGEINNTTQLSNGDQGITFIHPSDPDYTAKAATKLSQPYLVVDFADVYDANAKTVKMQYNRVNRPLDGGGTQTTNPFFSFYPSLMKHNSSNYYVNNPNNNRYGNLNATFMMRMPEVYLIAAEAAIYAGGGMEQQYINKVRTRAGALPLGGGVTVQTVLDERARELCGEYVRYYDLKRTKKLNKAYLMSTNPDVGQYFMDNRNEVRPIPTTFLNTLQEAGTYYQNPNY; encoded by the coding sequence ATGAAAACCAGCATATTATCGACACTATTGCTTAGCTTACTGACAGGCATTTCCTCCTGCTCCCTTGAAGAGGTCAATCCATCCGGATTCACCATTGATGCTGTTGCCGCATCTTCTGTTGATGGCTACAGGAAACTGGTCAACAACTGCTACTTCGGTATGGAACGTAGTCTGTACGGCTATAACCAGTGGATGATGTTCTGTGAAGGTGGCACTGATCTCTGGAACTACCAGAAGAATGGCGTGTCCTTTTCTCAGTTCTTTAAATACAGTGCAGGCGCCGCCCCCAATCTGACGATGGGCAAAGACCTCTGGAATGCATGCTATGATGGTATCGGCTCCTGCAATACCGCTATCAAATATGCATCCGTCGCTCCGTTCACGTCAGAAGACGAGCGGAAGAAAGTCGTGGCAGAAGCTTATTTCCTGCGGGCGATGTACTACTACAACCTGGTAGAACAATTCGGCGGCGTGACTGTCACTACTGAGCCTGTTGCGACTGTCAACCTTCGCCCGGAAAAAGGCACACCACTCGACATCTATAACAATGTAATTATTCCGGATCTGCAATTTGCCGCACAATGGTTACCCGTAGATAATGGCACTACAAAACCTTCCAAAAAATCAGCACTCGGCTTTCTGGCGCGTGCCTATCTGCAGACGGTGGAATATGATGACACCAAAGCGCTGGCCGGCAAGGCGCTCGAAACAGCGAAAATGCTGATCGATGATTGTGAAAGCGGTGGTACGAAGTATAATACTTTCATGTATCCTACCTTCGATGATGTATTCCTGGAAACGAACAATTACACTAACAGAGAATCCTTATGGTCACATCGTTTCGTGATCGGAGGCGTGAGCAACAATGCCTGGAACATGAATATGAACAATGAACTGTTCTATTGCGTGGTGACCGATTTCGGCGCGATGCAACAGGTGGGTGCGGATTATACCACCTGGGGGCGTCGTTCTGGTGGACAATTCATGCCTACTGCCTATCTGCTGGGACTTTATGTGCAACCTGACGGTACACTTGATCCCCGCTATCATAAATCCTTCCAAACCTCCTGGACCGTCAATAAAGCGGGTTATACTTGGACAGACGCTGCCCTGAAGATATTTGACCGGTCAGGTGAAATTAACAATACCACCCAACTCAGTAACGGAGACCAGGGCATTACCTTCATACATCCCAGCGATCCTGACTACACGGCAAAGGCGGCGACCAAACTATCACAACCTTACCTCGTAGTGGACTTCGCTGATGTATACGATGCGAATGCCAAAACAGTGAAGATGCAGTACAACAGGGTGAACAGACCACTGGACGGTGGCGGCACGCAAACTACCAACCCGTTCTTCAGTTTCTATCCATCGCTGATGAAACACAACAGTAGTAACTACTACGTCAACAACCCTAATAATAACCGCTATGGCAACCTGAATGCCACCTTTATGATGCGCATGCCGGAAGTATACCTGATCGCCGCCGAAGCTGCTATATATGCCGGCGGAGGGATGGAACAGCAATACATCAATAAGGTCAGGACCAGGGCGGGCGCACTTCCGCTGGGAGGTGGTGTCACCGTGCAGACCGTCCTCGACGAAAGAGCCCGGGAACTGTGTGGGGAATATGTGCGATACTATGACCTGAAACGTACCAAAAAGCTGAACAAGGCTTATCTGATGTCCACTAATCCGGACGTCGGCCAGTACTTTATGGACAACAGAAATGAGGTACGGCCGATCCCTACTACGTTCCTGAATACGTTACAGGAAGCTGGGACGTATTATCAGAATCCCAATTACTAG